In Fundulus heteroclitus isolate FHET01 chromosome 8, MU-UCD_Fhet_4.1, whole genome shotgun sequence, a genomic segment contains:
- the LOC105930676 gene encoding nucleus accumbens-associated protein 2 yields MSQLLHVEIPNFGATVLGSLNEQRLLGHHCDVSILVKGQAFKAHRAVLAASSLYFRDLFSSSTKSQFELPSSVTPACFEQILTFCYTGKLTMAASEQLVVMYTAGYLQIQHIVERGMDLMFKANSPHCDSQTAGSLEETGSEPQSPLNNGVGLSMASALGTQSWSTSSLVLPQRKIKLEVGDPTPISTPSSQTKISTSELGSRLVRAFYTAAGGPPIPGMPTFHLQGTAGGGAGGGAGGGTGAERSSPGESSLPTTDSPTSYQNDDEEFEEEPYDGITEETYSQIYGRSANPYGIQDKPEMAAMPLALENRNCVLIRRDLVALPASLISQIGYRCHPKLYTEGDPGEKLELVAGTQVFMTRGQLMNCHLCAGIKHKVLLRRLLATFFDRNTLANSCGTGIRSSTSDPSRKPLDSRVLNAVKLYCQNFNPNFKESEMNVIAADMCTNARRVRKRWLPKIKSMLPDGMEVYRASMGMSAAAAVGLNLALSAPQAGVPLSFEHDLKSLEQRLYPDRKDPLRTHVGSPGSGAAGAEAEGEGDAAAQEDQEEDDDEAASEGADRSLGAPILVSVVGSGDAPPEQGAESFGQNLRLNGQ; encoded by the exons ATGTCCCAGCTGCTCCATGTGGAGATCCCGAATTTTGGAGCCACGGTCCTGGGCTCCCTCAACGAGCAGCGGCTGCTGGGACATCACTGTGATGTATCCATACTCGTaaaag GTCAAGCTTTTAAAGCCCACCGGGCTGTTCTGGCAGCCAGCAGCCTCTACTTTCGTGACCTCTTCAGCAGTTCGACCAAGTCCCAGTTTGAGCTGCCTTCCTCCGTCACACCTGCTTGCTTTGAGCAGATCCTCACGTTCTGCTACACGGGGAAGCTAACAATGGCGGCGAGCGAACAGCTGGTTGTCATGTACACAGCTGGCTACCTCCAGATTCAGCACATAGTTGAAAGAGGCATGGACCTAATGTTCAAGGCGAACTCACCTCACTGCGACTCGCAAACGGCCGGCTCCTTGGAGGAGACGGGATCGGAGCCGCAGAGTCCTCTTAATAATGGCGTGGGCCTGTCGATGGCCAGCGCTCTGGGAACTCAGAGCTGGTCTACGTCGTCCCTAGTCTTACCGCAGCGGAAGATTAAATTGGAAGTGGGAGACCCGACGCCGATTTCCACACCCTCGTCGCAAACCAAGATCTCAACCTCAGAGCTGGGGAGTCGGCTGGTCAGGGCCTTCTACACAGCAGCCGGCGGGCCTCCTATTCCTGGTATGCCTACTTTCCATCTTCAGGGAACCGCCGGAGGTGGGGCAGGGGGTGGGGCAGGCGGAGGAACAGGTGCCGAGCGGTCCAGCCCAGGAGAGTCCAGCCTCCCCACCACAGACAGCCCCACGTCCTACCAGAACGATGACGAGGAGTTCGAGGAAGAGCCATATGACGGGATCACGGAGGAGACGTACAGTCAGATCTACGGACGTTCAGCTAACCCCTATGGGA TCCAGGACAAGCCAGAGATGGCAGCGATGCCTTTGGCCTTGGAGAATCGCAACTGCGTGCTCATCCGCAGGGACCTGGTGGCGCTGCCTGCGAGCCTCATAAGCCAGATTGGCTACCGGTGCCACCCTAAGCTCTACACCGAGGGGGACCCCGGCGAGAAGCTGGAATTGGTCGCTG GAACCCAGGTGTTCATGACGCGAGGCCAACTCATGAACTGCCATCTGTGCGCCGGCATCAAACACAAAGTGTTGCTTCGCCGTCTTTTAGCTACGTTCTTTGATAG AAACACTCTAGCGAATAGCTGTGGGACAGGCATCCGCTCGTCCACGAGTGACCCCAGCAGGAAGCCCCTGGACAGCAGGGTCCTCAATGCTGTGAAAC TCTACTGTCAAAACTTTAACCCTAATTTCAAGGAGAGCGAAATGAATGTGATCGCCGCCGACATGTGCACGAACGCGAGGCGGGTGCGCAAGAGGTGGCTCCCCAAGATCAAGTCCATGCTGCCTGACGGCATGGAGGTGTACCGCGCGAGCATGGGCATgagcgccgccgccgccgtcgGTCTGAACCTAGCCCTGAGCGCTCCTCAGGCGGGAGTGCCCCTTTCCTTCGAGCACGACTTGAAGAGCCTCGAGCAAAGGTTGTACCCAGACCGCAAGGACCCGCTCAGGACTCATGTGGGCAGCCCCGGCTCGGGGGCGGCGGGAGCAGAGGCCGAAGGTGAAGGTGACGCGGCAGCCCAGGAGGATCAGGAAGAGGACGACGACGAAGCCGCGTCGGAGGGGGCGGACCGGTCACTGGGGGCGCCGATTTTGGTGTCTGTTGTCGGATCAGGAGACGCGCCACCTGAGCAGGGGGCGGAAAGTTTCGGACAAAATCTGAGGCTGAACGGACAGTGA